A genomic stretch from Telmatocola sphagniphila includes:
- a CDS encoding metal ABC transporter substrate-binding protein — MLKYFLFLSSLGLIGLSGCSSADSGWKEQRGLKVLAGFPPLACLAENIVGDAGEVLSITTTAGVHSEGDPNSREIRLAREADVIFINGLGLQESYVRKLRAPAANPKWKVVELGKLIDKKWLLEGECHHEHAAGEEHEHPTDPHLWLSPTRAEIYAREICNVLKELNPEKASVFEANCTNYVQKLTELKAFGLNLLNDKKERKFVSFHDSLQYFAKDFQLQIAGVIELEPGVEPGAKQMSELLDLCIKENIRVIAVEPQFTAKNAATTIREELKKKGIEAEFVEIDTLETAEKVTPELYIHVMRQNLENLAKALK, encoded by the coding sequence GTGCTGAAATACTTTCTATTTCTGAGCAGTCTGGGGTTAATCGGCCTGAGCGGTTGTTCCTCTGCGGATTCGGGCTGGAAGGAACAGAGAGGCCTCAAGGTTCTGGCTGGATTCCCCCCGCTGGCTTGCCTGGCCGAGAATATCGTCGGCGATGCGGGAGAAGTACTTTCGATCACTACTACCGCCGGGGTGCATTCCGAGGGTGATCCCAATTCGCGTGAGATTCGGCTGGCCCGGGAAGCCGACGTGATTTTTATCAACGGTCTGGGATTGCAGGAAAGCTACGTTCGCAAATTGAGGGCACCCGCGGCCAATCCTAAATGGAAAGTCGTGGAACTCGGGAAACTTATCGACAAAAAATGGCTGCTCGAAGGGGAGTGCCATCACGAACACGCCGCCGGAGAAGAACACGAGCATCCAACCGATCCGCACCTCTGGTTGAGCCCGACCCGTGCCGAGATTTATGCCCGAGAAATTTGTAACGTTCTGAAAGAACTGAATCCGGAAAAGGCGTCCGTTTTTGAAGCGAATTGCACAAATTATGTTCAAAAGCTAACGGAACTGAAGGCTTTCGGACTGAATTTGCTCAACGACAAGAAAGAACGGAAATTCGTTTCCTTTCACGATTCGCTGCAGTACTTCGCGAAGGATTTTCAACTTCAAATTGCGGGGGTCATTGAACTGGAACCGGGTGTTGAACCTGGAGCCAAGCAGATGAGCGAACTGCTCGATTTGTGCATTAAGGAGAATATTCGAGTGATTGCCGTCGAACCGCAGTTCACCGCCAAGAACGCGGCCACAACCATCCGGGAAGAACTCAAAAAGAAGGGGATTGAGGCCGAGTTCGTCGAGATTGATACCCTCGAGACGGCTGAGAAAGTTACACCCGAACTCTATATCCATGTCATGCGACAAAATCTGGAAAACCTGGCCAAAGCTCTGAAATGA
- a CDS encoding amidohydrolase, whose amino-acid sequence MNRCLFALSAFLFTVGVLAAQSPNQLATPALDVKQAINQIEPLLEKEFSSLKELYIDLHKNPELSLQEVRTSAKMARELRSLGFEVTEKVGQTGVVGVLKNGTGPTLLIRTDMDALPVIEKTGLPYASKVQVRDKTDRVVGVMHACGHDMHMTCWTGTARTLVALKDKWQGTLVLIAQPAEEIGMGARIMLEDGLYKKFPKPDYCLALHVNAQTEVGTIQFSDGLAMANVDTMEITIYGKGGHGAAPHTTVDPIVLAARVILDLQTIVSRETDPLDPAVVTVGSIHGGTKSNIIPNEVKLQLTIRSTKDSTRKNILDSIERITKAAAIGARAPEPKIDLIPTEFTPALINDSKLTQKTVKLFGEAFGESKIQTRLPVMGGEDFSRYGQKGEIPIFMFFLGTIDKDRFADSKKAGGKPLPSTHNDGYFPTPDLSIRTGVKALTLAALNLIGKK is encoded by the coding sequence ATGAACCGCTGCTTGTTTGCTCTTTCGGCTTTTCTATTTACCGTCGGCGTCCTTGCTGCCCAATCACCCAATCAACTCGCGACGCCCGCACTAGATGTCAAACAGGCGATCAACCAGATCGAACCACTTCTGGAGAAGGAGTTCAGCTCTCTCAAGGAACTCTACATAGATCTTCACAAGAACCCCGAGCTTTCGCTGCAGGAAGTTCGCACTTCCGCCAAGATGGCCAGGGAACTCCGCTCACTCGGTTTCGAGGTGACAGAGAAGGTGGGTCAGACCGGTGTCGTGGGTGTATTGAAGAATGGGACTGGGCCAACGCTGCTGATCCGTACCGATATGGATGCACTCCCCGTGATCGAGAAGACTGGCTTGCCTTACGCCAGCAAGGTGCAAGTGCGGGACAAAACCGACCGAGTAGTCGGCGTCATGCACGCCTGTGGCCACGATATGCACATGACCTGCTGGACGGGTACTGCACGCACCCTGGTCGCGTTGAAGGATAAGTGGCAGGGGACTCTGGTGTTGATCGCCCAACCAGCCGAGGAAATCGGTATGGGAGCCCGCATCATGCTGGAGGATGGGCTGTATAAGAAATTCCCAAAACCCGATTACTGCCTGGCTCTACACGTGAACGCTCAGACCGAAGTGGGAACGATTCAGTTTTCGGACGGCCTGGCCATGGCCAATGTGGATACCATGGAGATTACGATTTACGGGAAAGGCGGGCATGGGGCCGCCCCGCATACCACGGTCGATCCAATCGTGCTAGCCGCCCGCGTCATCCTAGATTTGCAAACGATTGTCAGCCGGGAGACCGATCCACTCGATCCCGCGGTTGTGACGGTCGGCTCCATACATGGAGGCACCAAAAGCAACATTATCCCCAATGAAGTGAAACTGCAACTGACGATTCGCTCGACCAAGGATTCGACGCGAAAAAATATTCTGGATTCCATCGAACGAATCACCAAGGCGGCGGCGATAGGCGCCCGGGCTCCCGAACCGAAGATCGACCTGATTCCGACAGAATTCACCCCGGCTTTAATCAATGATTCCAAGTTGACGCAAAAGACAGTAAAACTTTTTGGAGAAGCGTTTGGCGAAAGCAAAATTCAGACTCGACTGCCCGTGATGGGCGGCGAGGATTTCTCGCGTTACGGACAAAAGGGAGAGATTCCCATCTTCATGTTCTTCCTGGGCACGATTGATAAGGATCGATTCGCCGACTCAAAGAAAGCCGGAGGGAAACCACTCCCTTCCACGCATAACGACGGTTATTTCCCGACGCCGGATCTCAGCATTCGTACGGGAGTTAAGGCGCTGACGCTGGCAGCCTTGAACCTGATTGGGAAGAAATAG
- a CDS encoding Uma2 family endonuclease has protein sequence MSAIPKKRLTEAEYLAIERAAPFKSEFFNGEMFAMAGTSVRHAIIKDNLCMGLNLALRGGPCRAVTSDVRVRVTSTGIYTYPDVLVLRQPAQYLDNELDTLLNPKVIFEVLSESTEKYDRGKKFDHYRSLDSLQEYILVSQHETLCERFVRQVDGSWNITFYKGEQEALELESLKVKIPLKEIYVGVDFTQQDEAQGQTT, from the coding sequence ATGTCAGCTATCCCCAAGAAACGTCTCACCGAAGCCGAATACTTGGCCATCGAACGAGCCGCCCCTTTCAAAAGCGAGTTCTTCAATGGCGAAATGTTCGCCATGGCAGGGACGAGTGTCAGGCATGCCATTATCAAAGATAATCTTTGCATGGGGCTGAATTTGGCTTTACGGGGCGGACCTTGCCGGGCTGTCACAAGCGATGTGCGAGTCCGCGTCACAAGTACCGGGATTTACACTTATCCAGACGTGTTAGTTCTTCGCCAACCGGCTCAGTACCTGGACAATGAACTCGATACCCTTCTGAATCCGAAGGTCATATTTGAAGTTCTATCCGAATCCACCGAAAAGTATGATCGTGGAAAGAAATTCGATCACTACCGATCCTTGGATTCATTGCAGGAGTATATTCTCGTTTCACAGCACGAGACTCTTTGCGAGCGTTTCGTTCGCCAGGTCGACGGCAGCTGGAACATCACTTTTTACAAGGGCGAACAGGAGGCTCTGGAACTGGAAAGCCTCAAAGTGAAAATCCCTCTGAAGGAAATTTACGTGGGGGTGGATTTCACCCAGCAGGACGAGGCTCAAGGGCAGACTACTTGA
- the priA gene encoding replication restart helicase PriA yields MSSELMEPPTQPHYLADRQSTDPPLLAEIVLDRPMNQPYTYIVPEALASAIEVGKRVEVPFGRGDKRETGYVIRVLRDHPIREVKSIERVVDNEALLTESLLKITRWMADYYVCGWGQVLQAVLPAGVRSQAGIKKNVHVESIPESELPNPLPELTKKQRNIVDLLRSECRDYEIKEFARIASCGVPMLQNLIKLGMIHRTLKEAEKVDYDFGEEAVAPKAIVMNPDQEKVWARIRENLTAGGFKAMLLHGVTGSGKTEIYLQAIQHVLDSGKEVIVLVPEISLTPQTIQRFRGRCGNVAVMHSHLTDSERGAHWRKIAGGGVQVVVGARSAVFAPTRQLGMIIIDEEHESSFKQESTPRYHARDVAVMRAKLENVPILLGSATPALESWNNAQRGNYELLSLPNRVMDLPMPKVKIIDLRHEPKSKGKHFAISPTLEEAMRKALTAGGQVMLFLNRRGFSTHIHCPGCGYVANCQHCDLALTFHQQRSTLLCHYCGYEQAPLNECPSCKQPSVRYQGLGTEKLQAEIEEKFPSKVVQRMDSDTMTRPGSHQVVLDAFREGGIHILIGTQMIAKGLDFPNVTLVGVINADASLHLPDFRAAERTFQLLAQVAGRSGRGDKGGSVLIQTYTPEHPSIRLATQHDFIQFASLELKHRLEHSYPPYFRLARIVIRSLKQDSAEKHATQLSLAFKRVLENPQVRQPGSKFRILGPAEAPIFKLNDQYRYHFQIQSDSSQYLHQVLHHALALVKPTSGVEVQIDIDPQSML; encoded by the coding sequence ATGAGCTCGGAATTAATGGAACCGCCAACCCAACCTCATTACCTGGCCGATCGCCAATCCACCGATCCCCCTTTACTGGCGGAAATCGTGTTGGACCGGCCCATGAACCAGCCCTACACCTACATCGTCCCTGAAGCACTGGCCTCGGCAATCGAAGTCGGCAAGCGAGTGGAAGTGCCGTTTGGTCGCGGCGATAAGCGGGAAACTGGTTACGTCATTCGCGTGCTGCGCGATCATCCAATTCGCGAAGTGAAGAGCATCGAACGGGTAGTCGACAATGAAGCCCTTTTGACCGAATCTCTTCTGAAAATTACCCGCTGGATGGCCGATTACTATGTCTGCGGCTGGGGGCAGGTTTTGCAAGCCGTCTTACCGGCCGGGGTCCGTTCGCAGGCGGGGATCAAGAAGAATGTTCACGTGGAATCGATTCCAGAAAGTGAACTGCCGAATCCGCTACCCGAACTGACGAAAAAGCAGCGAAATATTGTCGATTTGCTCCGTTCAGAGTGCCGGGACTACGAGATTAAGGAATTTGCCCGGATCGCCTCCTGCGGCGTGCCGATGCTGCAAAACCTCATCAAGCTCGGTATGATCCACCGGACGCTGAAAGAGGCGGAGAAAGTCGATTATGACTTTGGCGAGGAGGCAGTGGCGCCCAAGGCGATCGTGATGAATCCGGACCAGGAAAAAGTCTGGGCTCGCATTCGCGAAAATCTGACGGCAGGCGGTTTCAAGGCCATGCTGCTGCATGGTGTCACCGGTTCGGGTAAAACGGAAATCTATTTGCAGGCGATTCAGCACGTTCTCGATTCGGGTAAGGAAGTCATCGTTCTCGTTCCGGAAATTTCGCTGACTCCTCAAACCATCCAGCGATTTCGGGGGCGGTGCGGTAACGTGGCAGTGATGCACAGCCATCTCACCGATTCGGAAAGAGGAGCTCATTGGCGGAAGATTGCCGGAGGTGGCGTACAGGTAGTCGTTGGAGCTCGCAGTGCCGTTTTCGCTCCGACGCGGCAACTCGGCATGATCATTATTGACGAGGAACATGAAAGTAGCTTCAAGCAGGAATCGACCCCGCGCTATCATGCCCGCGATGTGGCCGTGATGCGGGCGAAACTGGAAAATGTCCCGATTCTGTTAGGCTCGGCCACACCCGCCCTCGAATCTTGGAACAACGCCCAGCGAGGAAATTACGAGTTATTATCGCTGCCAAATCGCGTGATGGATCTGCCGATGCCGAAGGTGAAGATCATCGACCTGCGGCACGAACCCAAATCGAAAGGGAAACATTTCGCCATCAGCCCGACCCTGGAAGAGGCGATGCGAAAAGCGCTGACCGCCGGTGGGCAGGTCATGCTATTTCTCAATCGCCGGGGCTTCAGCACACATATCCATTGTCCCGGTTGCGGTTATGTGGCCAACTGTCAGCATTGCGATCTCGCTTTGACTTTTCATCAGCAACGTTCCACTTTGCTCTGCCATTATTGTGGTTACGAACAGGCTCCGTTAAACGAATGTCCCTCCTGTAAGCAACCGTCGGTCCGCTATCAGGGTCTGGGGACGGAGAAACTCCAAGCGGAGATAGAGGAGAAGTTCCCTAGTAAAGTCGTGCAGCGCATGGATAGCGATACGATGACCCGGCCTGGTAGCCATCAGGTGGTTCTGGATGCATTCCGGGAAGGGGGAATTCACATACTCATCGGCACGCAGATGATTGCCAAGGGACTGGATTTCCCGAATGTGACGCTGGTCGGTGTTATCAATGCCGATGCCAGCTTGCACCTGCCCGACTTCCGGGCGGCGGAAAGAACCTTCCAATTGCTGGCCCAGGTAGCAGGCAGATCGGGGCGGGGGGACAAAGGAGGTTCCGTGCTAATTCAAACTTACACGCCCGAGCATCCGAGCATTCGATTAGCGACCCAGCACGATTTCATTCAGTTTGCGTCGCTGGAATTAAAACATCGCCTGGAACATTCCTATCCGCCGTATTTTCGACTGGCGAGAATCGTGATCAGAAGTTTGAAGCAGGACTCGGCGGAGAAGCATGCGACGCAATTGTCACTGGCTTTTAAAAGAGTTCTGGAAAATCCGCAGGTTCGGCAACCCGGTTCGAAGTTTAGAATCCTCGGCCCGGCGGAAGCACCGATCTTCAAGTTGAACGATCAGTACCGCTATCATTTTCAAATTCAATCGGACAGTTCCCAGTACCTCCATCAGGTTCTTCATCACGCGCTGGCCCTGGTAAAGCCGACGAGCGGGGTCGAAGTGCAAATCGACATCGACCCGCAATCGATGCTGTAG
- a CDS encoding metal ABC transporter ATP-binding protein has protein sequence MIDSLVTIDRLSVSRGGKRILENVSAHIQRGKVTALIGLNGCGKSTLLRAIVREYEYTGNIQFNCGHDHSRHRQELVGYVPQKLLSDGRIPLTVRELFAVCLQKRPLFFGVQKQTIDKAMVLLNRVGARQLLDRPVAALSGGEMQRVLLSLALDPQPELLLLDEPAAGIDFVDMKPFYQLIKKINEERKISVLLVSHDIPTVSEFADHVLCMKKGKIVREGPPSEVLHSDELSKIFAPDGSQIDCGDPLHTGCVHF, from the coding sequence ATGATAGATTCTCTAGTAACCATAGACCGGTTGAGCGTCTCGCGAGGAGGTAAGCGGATCCTGGAGAATGTGTCCGCGCACATTCAACGCGGAAAAGTTACCGCTCTGATAGGCCTGAACGGCTGCGGCAAATCGACTTTGCTGCGTGCGATCGTTCGCGAGTACGAATACACGGGAAACATTCAATTCAACTGTGGGCACGATCATTCCCGGCATCGTCAGGAATTAGTTGGCTACGTGCCGCAAAAGCTGTTGAGCGATGGCCGTATACCCCTGACGGTTCGGGAATTGTTTGCCGTTTGCCTGCAAAAGCGACCTCTATTCTTCGGGGTTCAAAAGCAAACAATCGATAAAGCGATGGTTCTGCTGAACCGGGTGGGAGCCCGCCAGTTGCTGGATCGGCCGGTGGCCGCACTGTCCGGCGGGGAAATGCAGCGCGTACTGCTTTCGCTCGCGCTCGATCCGCAACCCGAATTGCTGCTGCTCGACGAACCGGCAGCTGGGATCGACTTCGTCGACATGAAGCCCTTCTATCAATTGATCAAGAAGATCAACGAAGAGCGAAAAATCTCCGTATTGCTGGTATCTCACGATATCCCCACGGTATCGGAATTCGCCGATCACGTGCTGTGCATGAAGAAGGGCAAAATCGTTCGGGAGGGGCCGCCGTCAGAAGTACTGCACAGCGACGAACTCTCTAAAATCTTCGCCCCGGATGGCAGCCAGATCGACTGCGGCGATCCCCTGCATACTGGTTGCGTCCATTTTTAA
- a CDS encoding YegP family protein produces MKKMLLCVCLAAGMVGFSLPNTEAIAQAKKDTKTEKKAGKIEIKEGKDGKFRFVIHDEDGDFLCFSAGFKTEKEAFEGIDDLKQVLASTKPVVVKGKHDPADEKTDRKDKKKSDKSDKSDK; encoded by the coding sequence ATGAAGAAGATGTTACTCTGCGTCTGCCTGGCTGCCGGAATGGTTGGCTTCTCTTTGCCGAACACCGAAGCCATTGCTCAGGCCAAGAAAGACACCAAGACCGAGAAGAAAGCCGGAAAAATTGAAATCAAAGAAGGCAAGGATGGCAAATTCCGATTTGTGATTCACGATGAAGACGGCGATTTCCTCTGTTTCTCCGCCGGCTTCAAGACTGAAAAAGAAGCCTTCGAAGGCATCGACGATCTAAAGCAAGTCTTGGCCAGCACCAAGCCAGTCGTCGTCAAAGGCAAGCATGACCCAGCCGACGAAAAAACCGACCGCAAGGACAAGAAGAAATCGGACAAATCCGATAAGAGCGACAAGTAA
- a CDS encoding HNH endonuclease: protein MSAVSQSTALESSVLVLNKMFMAVHVISVRRAFCLLCKDLAEVVTLEDGSYTTYDFSTWREVSEFRAAHFREEEDDWVRTASMEIQAPRVIRLLGYDRVPKQTVKFNRRNLFARDHNQCQYCGKKFVLSELSLDHVIPRSQGGKTTWDNIVCACVACNVKKGGRTPKQANMTLIRKPEKPKRSPLLSIKMNQRKYRSWQSFLDNAYWSVELK, encoded by the coding sequence ATGAGTGCTGTTTCACAGTCAACTGCTCTTGAATCGAGCGTGCTGGTTCTGAACAAGATGTTCATGGCTGTGCATGTTATTTCGGTCCGCCGAGCTTTCTGTCTACTCTGCAAAGATCTGGCGGAAGTCGTTACCCTCGAAGACGGTTCCTACACCACCTACGACTTCAGTACCTGGCGCGAAGTCAGCGAATTCCGAGCGGCTCATTTCCGCGAGGAAGAAGACGATTGGGTGCGTACGGCCTCGATGGAAATTCAGGCTCCGCGGGTCATCCGCCTTTTGGGATACGATCGCGTTCCCAAGCAGACGGTGAAGTTCAACCGCCGGAACCTGTTTGCTCGCGACCACAATCAGTGTCAGTACTGCGGCAAGAAATTCGTGCTGAGCGAGTTGAGCCTCGACCACGTCATTCCCCGCAGTCAGGGCGGTAAAACCACCTGGGATAATATCGTTTGCGCCTGCGTGGCCTGCAACGTAAAAAAGGGAGGTCGGACTCCCAAGCAGGCCAATATGACACTGATCCGCAAACCGGAAAAACCGAAGCGCAGTCCGCTCCTGAGCATCAAGATGAACCAGAGAAAGTACCGCTCCTGGCAGTCGTTCCTCGATAACGCCTACTGGAGCGTAGAACTCAAATAA
- a CDS encoding 3-keto-disaccharide hydrolase, whose translation MKRLLLLMAFFSPSLLQAEDKDFVPLFNGKDLSNWVNVNCAPETFTVKDGMIHCTGKPIGALRTPKMYENFVLELEWRHLEVGGNSGVFIWATPLGAPGVPFLRGIEVQVLDNGYNVKGKNEWYTTHGDIFPIHGASMKPIYKGNGQRCFPIEERSKSSPEWNHYRVTGNKGTLRLEVNGKQVSGGDECNYCKGYLGLESEGGAIDFRNIKIKELPPTDAPKDRTAPEAKDWKPLYTGVDLRGWKAKPNTSHWKVDDWQILALANPEAEDLWSEVSAKDFEVIFDRRLPEKADATKPMEIKIGNEKEFRKITAPSYPGWTRYTLTMMGNRYSVMDNRGGKTMSQEIPEGSLPSTRSIGLMASSSVNLNFANLYFRELK comes from the coding sequence ATGAAGCGTTTGCTGTTACTCATGGCATTTTTCTCCCCCTCTCTGCTGCAGGCCGAAGACAAAGACTTCGTTCCGCTCTTCAACGGCAAGGACCTCTCCAACTGGGTCAACGTGAACTGTGCCCCGGAGACCTTCACGGTTAAGGACGGCATGATTCACTGCACCGGCAAGCCTATCGGAGCACTCCGGACTCCGAAGATGTACGAGAACTTCGTCCTGGAACTCGAATGGAGGCACTTGGAAGTAGGCGGCAATTCCGGCGTCTTCATCTGGGCCACCCCACTGGGCGCTCCGGGCGTTCCCTTCCTGCGCGGCATCGAAGTGCAGGTTCTCGACAATGGCTATAACGTCAAAGGCAAAAACGAGTGGTACACCACCCATGGGGACATCTTCCCGATTCATGGCGCTTCCATGAAGCCCATCTATAAAGGCAACGGCCAGCGCTGCTTTCCAATCGAAGAACGCAGCAAATCGTCTCCCGAATGGAACCACTACCGCGTTACCGGCAATAAAGGGACGCTGCGACTTGAAGTGAATGGCAAGCAAGTCTCCGGGGGTGATGAATGCAATTACTGCAAAGGTTACCTGGGACTGGAAAGCGAAGGCGGAGCCATCGACTTCCGCAACATCAAGATCAAGGAGCTTCCCCCGACCGATGCTCCGAAAGATCGTACCGCCCCGGAAGCCAAAGACTGGAAACCTCTCTATACCGGGGTCGATCTCCGGGGATGGAAGGCCAAACCCAACACCTCCCATTGGAAAGTCGATGACTGGCAAATTCTGGCCTTAGCCAATCCGGAAGCCGAAGATCTCTGGTCGGAAGTTTCAGCTAAAGATTTCGAAGTCATTTTCGACCGGCGGTTGCCCGAGAAAGCGGACGCAACTAAACCCATGGAGATCAAAATCGGTAATGAGAAGGAGTTCCGCAAAATTACAGCACCGAGCTACCCGGGGTGGACTCGCTATACCCTTACCATGATGGGGAATCGCTATTCAGTAATGGATAATCGAGGTGGAAAAACGATGTCTCAAGAAATTCCCGAAGGATCACTTCCCTCGACTCGAAGCATCGGGCTGATGGCTAGTTCCTCTGTGAATCTGAACTTCGCCAACCTCTATTTCCGCGAGTTGAAGTAG
- a CDS encoding Gfo/Idh/MocA family protein has product MAGNGGLNVGFIGAGDISILHARAVSKVPGAKLVGLWNRSQERAHQRAQEFGCKNYATPEALCADPSINAIFVLTNLESHLEYTKLALNHGKHVLVEKPVGVSVAEIEEMKSLADAKKLVCMPGHNYIYEQSMMRTRELAANGDLGKICSAYVMYNIHHPEEVASRYPGVVRQILTHHSYILLYLVGKPKKLCAMKQTLHYKTYTEEDIAMVQMEMENGALAHFCASFAADDHAADPWTVMVKVIGTAGSTRYSYRDHVEIKPGLVHSQTYSAYQGSIMNEVKYFLDDCIRLGRQPLSTMADAITAQKMIEACEKSIATNSVVSL; this is encoded by the coding sequence ATGGCCGGAAATGGTGGATTGAATGTTGGCTTCATAGGCGCCGGGGATATTTCGATTCTCCATGCTAGAGCGGTAAGCAAGGTTCCGGGGGCCAAGTTGGTTGGTTTGTGGAACCGCTCCCAAGAGCGCGCCCACCAACGCGCCCAGGAATTCGGCTGCAAAAATTATGCGACCCCCGAAGCACTTTGTGCCGATCCTTCGATCAATGCGATTTTCGTGCTGACCAATCTGGAATCGCACCTGGAGTATACAAAGTTGGCCCTCAATCACGGCAAGCATGTTCTGGTTGAGAAACCGGTCGGCGTGTCGGTTGCCGAGATCGAAGAGATGAAGAGTCTGGCCGATGCGAAAAAGTTGGTCTGTATGCCGGGCCACAATTACATCTACGAACAGAGCATGATGCGCACTCGGGAGTTGGCGGCCAATGGCGATCTCGGGAAAATTTGTTCCGCCTACGTGATGTACAACATCCATCATCCGGAAGAGGTGGCCTCCCGGTACCCCGGCGTGGTCCGGCAGATTCTCACCCACCACTCCTACATCCTGCTCTATCTGGTGGGTAAGCCGAAAAAGCTCTGTGCGATGAAACAGACTTTGCACTACAAGACCTATACCGAAGAAGACATCGCCATGGTGCAAATGGAAATGGAAAATGGAGCTTTGGCCCATTTCTGTGCCAGTTTCGCGGCGGATGACCATGCGGCGGATCCCTGGACGGTGATGGTCAAAGTGATTGGCACCGCCGGAAGTACCCGCTACAGCTATCGAGATCATGTGGAAATCAAGCCGGGTCTGGTTCACTCCCAAACTTACTCGGCCTATCAGGGCTCGATCATGAACGAGGTAAAATACTTCCTCGATGATTGCATCCGGCTCGGACGGCAGCCGCTCTCCACGATGGCGGATGCGATTACCGCACAGAAGATGATCGAGGCTTGCGAAAAATCGATCGCCACTAACTCGGTTGTGAGTTTGTAA